One Plectropomus leopardus isolate mb unplaced genomic scaffold, YSFRI_Pleo_2.0 unplaced_scaffold2656, whole genome shotgun sequence genomic window, GTTTCTTCGTCTCCGCTCTGCTGTGACTCggctgtttctcctcctcaggGCTCCGGAGACGTCAAGTACCATCTGGGGATGTACCATCGCCGCATCAACCGCGTGACGGACAGGAACATCACGCTGTCCCTGATGGCGAACCCGTCTCACCTGGAGGCCGTGGACCCTGTGGTGCAGGGGAAGACCAAAGCCGAGCAGTTTTACTGCGGCGACAACGACGGCAAACGGGTGAGaccacctcacacacacacacacacacacacacacagacacacacacacacactcagacagacactgtttttctCCTGATAACTCCTCATCATGACCACAAACTCACAATTATAaactcattgttttcttttaaatcacttatgaaaatgtttctgattgtgtgtgtgtgtgtgtgtgtgtgtgtgtgtgtgtgtgtgttcaggtgatGTCCATCTTGCTGCACGGAGACGCAGCGTTCGCAGGTCAAGGTATCGTTTATGAAACCTTCCATCTGTCTGACCTGCCATCCTACACCACGCACGGCACCGTGCACGTCGTCGTCAACaaccaggtaacacacacactgaaaacaccaacacacacacacacacacacacacacacacacacactgaaaactgaaatagtgtcattctgggcttttgactctgaatttgtcattttgactattttccacctgatgaggtcattttgaccatatttggcatctggaggaaatacatgctatttccactaggtgacctgtcacagtcaatgtagctgctgatcactgacatatcccagactgtcagcagctacactcacacactgacatatcccagactgtcagcagctacactcacacactgacatatcccagactgtcagcagctacactcacacactgacatatcccagactgtcagcagctacactcacacactgaggaggaggagactagACAGGTAATCAGTCattatttcatccaaaaacatagtggcatcatgacacaaacctggcatttaaggggttaaaattctggaaattaaAGAggactgatgtttgttaaaaatataaactcaatgaaagaagaaaatcatattagtgaaaaatattttttaaagcttgattctgaaaagcaGGTTGTGTttgcagagcgatacgagtgtgtgtgatattaaagcgggaactaaagggttaaacaacacGCTGGTGAACACACAGTCAGATGACCTCTCTCTCTGATGTCGTGTCTGCAGATCGGCTTCACCACAGATCCTCGTATGGCTCGCTCGTCTCCGTATCCGACCGACGTGGCTCGAGTCGTCAACGCTCCCATCTTCCACGTCAACGCCGACGACCCTGAGGCCGTCATCTACGTCTGCAAGGTCGCCGCTGAGTGGAGGGCCACGTTCCACAAAGACGTGGTGGTCGACCTGGTCAGTTTCAACCCTCGTGAG contains:
- the LOC121966984 gene encoding 2-oxoglutarate dehydrogenase, mitochondrial-like — its product is MYHRRINRVTDRNITLSLMANPSHLEAVDPVVQGKTKAEQFYCGDNDGKRVMSILLHGDAAFAGQGIVYETFHLSDLPSYTTHGTVHVVVNNQIGFTTDPRMARSSPYPTDVARVVNAPIFHVNADDPEAVIYVCKVAAEWRATFHKDVVVDLVCYRRMGHNEMDEPMFTQPLMYKQIKKQKPVLQKYAEKLIAEGAVSRQEYEEEIAKYDKICEEAYARSKDEKILHIKHWLDSPWPGFFTLDGQPKSMSCPSTGLTEETLNYIGEVASSVPVEDFTIHGGTAHQMLFTR